The following coding sequences are from one Haploplasma axanthum window:
- a CDS encoding GNAT family N-acetyltransferase, with amino-acid sequence MHKMNLNNEPFQMIKDNTKTIELRLNDEKRSKIKTGDYILFINTKDKSKMIVEVLKISKFENFEELYKKLPLDKCGYKEEEIEYAKAADMNDYYSTEQQAKYGVLGIHIKRVEIKEMIKLEDMRKEHYEGKGYVHYQSWNETYTGIMNQEFLDKRSLEKCILIAEKYPVNTIVATLNNNVLGFAAFNQSSDNLELTGEIYAIYILEDYQNFGIGKMLLNECFKRLKEYKNIVLYVLEGNEKAINWYIKQGFYFDEKVKIEETSVKGYNLVELRMKYDLEKKA; translated from the coding sequence ATGCATAAAATGAATTTAAACAATGAGCCATTTCAAATGATTAAAGATAATACTAAAACAATTGAACTTAGACTTAATGATGAAAAAAGAAGTAAGATTAAAACTGGTGATTATATCTTATTTATAAATACAAAAGATAAAAGTAAAATGATTGTTGAAGTTTTAAAGATTTCTAAATTTGAAAATTTTGAAGAACTATATAAAAAATTACCATTAGATAAGTGTGGATATAAAGAAGAAGAGATAGAATATGCTAAGGCTGCTGATATGAATGATTATTATTCAACCGAACAACAAGCAAAATATGGTGTTTTAGGTATTCATATAAAAAGAGTCGAAATAAAAGAAATGATTAAACTTGAAGATATGAGAAAAGAACATTATGAAGGTAAAGGATATGTTCATTATCAATCATGGAATGAAACATATACTGGAATTATGAATCAAGAGTTTTTAGATAAAAGATCATTAGAAAAATGTATTTTAATTGCTGAAAAATATCCAGTAAATACGATAGTTGCAACACTTAACAACAATGTTCTTGGGTTTGCAGCATTTAATCAATCAAGTGATAATCTAGAATTAACTGGTGAAATATATGCAATCTATATATTAGAAGATTATCAAAATTTTGGTATTGGTAAAATGTTACTAAATGAATGTTTTAAGAGGTTAAAAGAATATAAAAATATCGTATTATATGTATTAGAAGGTAATGAAAAAGCTATTAACTGGTATATTAAACAAGGATTCTACTTTGATGAAAAAGTAAAGATTGAAGAAACATCAGTTAAAGGATATAACTTAGTAGAATTAAGAATGAAATATGATTTAGAAAAAAAGGCATAG